CAGGCTGAATAAGTTCCGCAGCCCAAGATAAAAGGCTTCTTAGAACCTATCCGGAAACCACCTGTGGACTTTGCGACACCCCCTTGGTCCCCTCCTCGAGGGGGAATTAAAGGGGGGTGTCCGCTGCCGAGGTAGGTTTTTGGATAGGCTCTTAATCTGCGCAATCTGCGGATAAAGACAGAATGAAAAATAACGAATGTCTGTCCTTTTTCAAATCAATTATTTGATGCTTTCCATATTTCAACCCTACGTCAAGGAAACAGAACTCGCCTGTGGTCCCTTTTCGCCAAGCTGTTCGATAAAGCTCACTACCGTTCCGATCTCAAGATCCTTGAATCGACCACTAATCAAGGCATTCTCGTGGAAATAGATTTCTCTCCCTTCGGGAGTCAAAAGAAATCCGTACCCCTCGTCAGGAAACAACTTGCTGATCCGAGCAACCGGCTTCTCTTCATGAAACTTCACTTCTCCACGCTGCTTGCCGGCATGATCTTTGAGACGACGCTGAGCCACATCAAACGAGTTTGAAATGGCAGAATAGAGATCTTCATCGGGTTCTCTCTTTACGACGATCTCGCCCCCAGGAATCGTGATATCAATGCGCACATTGTATTGCATACCGCTCCTCTGGCTGCGGTGCGGTATGTCTACCATGATTCGACATCCAATGATCTGATCAAAAATATTGTCGAGTTTCGAAGCCTTATCGCGGATAAGTTCTTCCATTTCCTCTGAGAGATGAACATTTTTGGAGCTGATTTCCAATGGAAGTTTCATGGGCACTTTCCCCTTCTAAATAGTCAAAGCATCAACCATGCGCCTCAGGCGGCACGGACTAGAAAAATACTGTTGTACCCAAAAGATACAATCATCTAATTTCTCGATTCGGCCATCTAATGTCGAACTCCCTTGACGCACAACCCGAAATTTCATGTCGAAGCCCCCGATGAAGGCTTCTCAGGGTTCCCCCTTTTGAGTTTGTGGCAAAATAAAGCGCAAACCTGAACCTTTCAAGGCATATTTACTCGTATGCTCCATTTTTTTGGCCCAAGCGCTTCATAAAAGCAATTCAAGGGGGCACAGATTCAGTAGACATCCTTTAAACTCGTGTTGACTCTAATTCCAGAATGGAGTGTTCTGTGAACAGGACATCTGTCTGCAATTTCCAGGAGTCTAGCCCTCTGCTGCTCATCGAGGGCCCCTATCAGTTCAATCTCGCGGTCTATGACATCGATTTTACGATTCTGCCCTTCACACTCTTTACAGTCATCGGCATAGACTTTTTGATGTTTAAGTCGCACAACCACTGCATCCAACGGAAAACTTTTGCGATCCGCATACATGCGAATGGTCATGGAAGTACATGCGCCCAGAGCGGCAACAAGATAATCATAGGGGTTGGGACCGGTATCAGCACCGCCCACTGCAATGGGTTCATCGGCAATGAAACGATGCCCTCCCGTTGTGATCTCCGTCTGATAGCCGGTCTTTTCGGTACGAACCACCACTCGATTGTCCTTCAAATCTCTCGTTCGGCTCTCCTCCAGAGGTATGCCGATGTATTTTTTTGCCCACGCTGCCAATACATCTCCCACATAGAGAGAATCTTCCCTGTTGGAAAGAAGATGGTCCGCTCCGTTCAAGGCGATGAAACTCTTGGGCTGACCTGCCGCTGCAAAGATTTCAAAGGCGTTTTCAATGCTCACGATGTTATCCTTTTCAGAGTGCATGATGAGCAACGGCTTTCGGATTTCAGAGATAGTCGCCTTCATTCGACTGTCGTCCAGATCATCCATGAACTGCTTCTTTATCCTGAATTCCTTTCCCGCCAACCTGATGTGTGCTTCTCCAGTTTCTCGAATCTTTTCCTCGGAATCCCCCAACATCCGTTTCAAATGTGACAAATTCGAAGGAGCGGCAATAGTGGCTACCGCTTTTACGGAGGGAATATGTGAAGTTGCCTGCAGTACCGCCGCTCCCCCCAAAGAATGCCCAATCAATAACTTTGGCGATTCGTAAGCCGCATCGAGAAATTCGGCGGCCGCAATAAGGTCGCTGATATTGGAAGAAAAATTGGTTTCGGAAAAATCCCCCTCGCTCTCTCCCAATCCAGTAAAATCAAAACGAAGGACTGCAATGCCTTCTTTCGTCAGAGATCTATTTATATTGACCACGGCATTCAGATTTTTCGTACACGTAAAACAGTGAGCAAAGATCGCGTATGCTTTAGGTTTCTGGTCGACAGGCAAATCAAGACGTGCAGCTAATTTTTGACCGCTCCGGTTCTCAAAAAAAAGCTTTTGGAACTGCATCTAACCTCCCCTTACTTTTAAATGAACATATTTCTGAAAATCGAACTCCTTTGCAATCTCTGTAAATTTGGAATTCTTCACCTACTTCCAATATACTCAATTTTTATTTATTTTAATCATCTTGTCACTCTTGGCAATTCCACACAGACTGGGGCTACCCCCAGAGTGTTGAAGATATAAAGCATGCGGAATGAGAGATGTAAAACGGCCATGGAGAAGATTTCTAAAGCAAAAAAATATCTGCTTGACAGCATGAGAAATGGTTCACTAGAATCGTTCCGCGTGGGTTTTGCTATATCAAAAGGGGAATTGAACTTAAGAGAAACGGGGAGGAAAGGAGAATTCATGAGATGTAAAAAGCTTATTTCCTGTGGGATTATTGCTACGATCCTGGTTTTCACCGCAGCATTCATTGTAGTTGCAGAAGAAAAGGTGCCGGATGTCATCACGATAAAGGCCGCCCTTTGGCCTACCCCTACAAAGTCACCGGTCGAATTCACTCATAAAAAACATGTTGAGGAATACAAGATCGCATGTACCGAGTGCCATCACAAGTTTGAAGACGGCAAGAATGTGTGGAAAGATGGCGATCCCGTCCAAAAATGTGAAGCATGCCATAATGAAGCTACGATTCAAGGAGAAAAGAAACTCTCTCCTGACCAGCAAAAGTTGAATCTTAAGCTCGCCTTCCATGGCAATTGCGTTGGGTGCCATCAAAAACTCAAAAAGGAAAAACCTGACACGAAAGCTCCCGTGACCTGTATAGGTTGCCATCCGGCAAAGAGCTAGCGCAGTTTGGCACAAATCATCATCCAGTCCGGCATGTTTTGTGAAGTCTCACCTTGAAGTTCAGGGAGATATGCCCCTGGAATCAACACTCAAACACAGACCAGCCTCTCAAAAAAAAGCCACCCGGGATTATGATTGTCCCGGATGGCTCATAAAAAGCTTTTGTGTCGCCGACAAGTGTAAGATGCTTACACTTCTTCTACCGTGATCGCATTCTGCTCACAAACTTCCACACAGCTTTCGCAACCCAGGCATTCGTCTTCATTAACAGGCTCGGCTTTGCCGTCTATCAGCTCATAAACATCCACGGGGCAAACATCTACACATTCGCCATCGCCAATACACTTGTCTTTATCGACGGTAACTTTGAACATTTCTTCCTCCATTTCGCTTAATGTAAAAACTCTCACCCATTGTCGGTACAAACACGGGCTGGGGACACACAATGTCAGTCCCAAACATCAAACTCAAGCCTAGTCTAGGTAACCCCTTCAATTCATGTTGTCAAGCTCAATGATGGAAAACTCTTGCTTCAACAGACACCATCTTTTCCTGAAACGAAATCCGGCCGGGAAAAACCCGCTTCATTCCCTTAAGAACTTGTACATTGAGGAATGAAAGCGATAATCGATGATTCTCGAGTCCGTCGACCAATCGATACAAAAGAGGTACTTGAAAGCAGGAATTGAAAGATTTGATCCTTCTGAGCCAGTCGGTCTTTTACGGGCGAATCGGAAATTCATGGAGGGCAAAAACGCCATGAAGGCTCCACGATGGACGGAAGCCAATCCTGGAGCCTTCAGGAGATTTTGCTTAGACGCAACCGGTAGGCTTGGGAAGACCAGCCATTTTACAAGCTCCCTTGCCCGGTCCCGAGGGGAACAGCTCATAGATGTATTTCAGCTTGTAACCGGTTACCTTGGTAAGAATACGAACCATGGGGGCAATACCGTGCTTTTTGTAGTAGTCCTGAAGCACATGAATAACCTTCCAGTGTTCTTCCGTAAGCTCGGTAATACCTTCAGATGTCTTAACATACTCAACCCAGTCGGGATTCCACTGGTCAAAACTGCTGATGAAACCGTCTTCATCAACTTCAAACGTTTTACCTTTGAACTCAACTGTTGCCATGGACAGTCTCTCCTTTTAATAGGCGGTTAAATATTCATGGGTACCGGACATACTTCGTTCCGCATCGGCCTTGTGAGCCAAAATCTCGCCCATCCTCTCCTTACGGTGGCATAAGGCGGCATTTACCATCGCCTTTGCCCAATGTTCGTTTCCTACGGCGTGAATGTGTGAATAACTTGCCAGCACGTTCTTATAGCACATTCCATCCCATCCCGCTACTATTCCATGTCCCTTTTTCAATCGAAAAATGAATGGGAAAGACGGGTCGGGTCCGATGATCCTGGAATAGTGAAATTCATGCCCTTTCAGGGAAGTTCCCTTGGCAAAATACGGATTGTCGTTCACGCACTCCAGCAGCGTGTATCCATGACCTTGAGGCTTTTCTTCCAGTACCACATCAAACGGAAATATCCCCATCATGGGAAAGGTTTTCTCGTGATAGGCGATTTTCCGGCACAAGAACATCAACCCGCCACATTCGGCGTAGACGGGCAATCCGGCATTGATTTCAGTTTTCAGGGATTCCCTGAAAACTGTGTTGCCGGCCAGGATTTCCAGATGTGTTTCTGGAAACCCCCCTCCGATATAGAGCGCATCCACATGCGGTAAAGGAGAATTTTCAAAGCTCGAAATCTCCACGAGGATAGCACCCTGTTCTTGTAAGGCTTCAAGGTTTTCAGGATAATAAAATTGGAAAGCCGAATCACGAACGACACCGATCACAGCCGGCCTGTGCGCCTGAAACCTCTTGGGTTCTAGGGCCAGGGGAGCCGGCCAACCCAGAGGTTCAGCCTTTTCGGCTACTTGCCAAAGCCCTTTCAAGTCGACACAGTCGTTGATCTTAGCGGCAATGAATTCCAAAGCGTTGGAAGCATTTTTCGATTCCTGGGGAGGAACAAGTCCGAGATGACGCTCCGGAAAGAAATTCTTCTTTTCTTTAGGAATAACCCCCATTACGGGGACATCGCAATAGCGCTCAATGGCTCCTCGCAGCACCTTCTCATGCCGCTTTCCGGCCACCTGATTCAAAATGACCCCTGCAATATTCACTTTGGGGTCCAGGTGCTGACATCCGAGAACCAGAGCTGCTGCAGTCCGCGTCATCTTGGTGGCATCCAATACAAGGATCACCGGCGCCCTGAACAGCTTTGAAAGCTCGCCGGTAGAGAAGCTCCCCTGAACATCCACCCCGTCGTAGAGACCTCTGTTGCCTTCAATGAGGCTCAGGTCGCCCTTATTGGAGCGGTTGACAAAAGAACGAAGCATTGCATCCGGATCCATGAGAAAGGGATCCAGATTGTAACATGGCCGGCCGGCAGCCATAGCCAACCAACCCGCATCGATATAATCGGGCCCTTTTTTAAAGGGAATCACCTGCAAACCGAGATTGGCCCGCCATGCCGCAGCAAGCCCCATGGATACAATGGTCTTACCTGAGCCGCCTCGCAGTGCAGCGATCACCAACCGCGGTTTTCGAAATAACATCGACATTCTCTCTTACAAAGAGCGCCATGCAGAACAACCCATTCTCCATGGCGCCTCGGTGTACAATTAGAACTTGAACTGCGTGGTTGTTCTCCAGGTCATCATAGCCAACCGATAGTCATCGATGTGCTCATGTTTGAATTCAAGACCTGTTTTCTCGAAGAAGCGTTCCCAACCGATACGGTTGATCCAGTCGCCGATACGTTCATAACGGCGGCCGCCGGCAGCGTATTCTTCAACGATTCTCTTGATGGTATTGACCGTGGTCGGCCAACGGGGCGGTTCGTTGGGAATGTAAGGAACAGCCAGTTTGGAGAACATGGGGGCTGACAGAACGTTGGAAACTTTCCCGCCTACCCACAGAGCCATACCATCGCCTTCTCCATCGGCCAGAGGCAGAGCAGGACACATGGTATAGCAGTTGCCACAGAACATACAACGGCTCTGGTTGATTTCAACGCTCTTCTTGTCATCAACCTTTTTGGGCTTGATGGCTGCCGTCGGACATGCGGCAATAACCAGAGGAATTTCACATACGTTCTGTACACGATCATGCTCGATGAAAGGCGGCTTTCTGTGCACGCCAAGGATAGCGATATCCGAGCAATGTACGGCGCCGCACATATTCAAGCAGCAGGCCAGAGCGATTCGGACCTGGGCAGGAAGCTTGTGAGAACCGAAATATTCGAACAGCTCATCCATTACAGACTTAACAACACCAGAAGCGTCGATGGCGGGAGTATGGCAGTGAGCCCAGCCCTGAGTATGCACGATACTGGTGATGCTGTTTCCAGTGCCACCGATGGGGAACCAGTTGCCACGGCTGCGGAGATCATCGATCAGCGGCTGCAGTTTGGATTTATCGCTTACCAGGAACTCGATATTGTTACGGGTAGTCCAACGCAGATAACCGTCACAATATTTGTCGGCGATGTCACAGACTTCGCGGATCAGTTCGATACTGATCAGGCGGGATGCACCGACACGCACCGTATAGAGCTCGGCACCGGTTTCAGAAACGTGAACCAATACACCCGGTTCAAGAATCTCGTGATATTTCCACTTCCCAAAATTTTCTTTAACGATGGGAGGAAAGAATTTATCATACTTTGGAGGGCCGATATCAGTGATACGATCTTGCATAAGATTGTTGGGATCAAAAGCCATTTGTTTTTCCTCCTAAGCTTGATGGCGTTGACGGAAAGCCACTGCATCGTGTTCCCATCCACCAGGAACCTCTGCTGGATCGTAGAAAATGTACGGGTTGAAACGCGGAGTATTGACCATACGCGCATCAGGCGTCAGGTCGCATGCCTTCAGAAATTCACGGAGGCTCAACCGCTGGATCAATTCACCCAGACGTTCACGGTTCTTACCGTTTTCCATCCACCAATCCCAAACCTTCTCGACAAATTCCTTGAATTCACCGTAAGGAGGCTCCATCTTCATGAATGGGATCACAACGCTTGACATTTGAGCACCTTCCAAGATGGGGGCTTTTGCGCCCACCAGGATTGTGGCGCCCGTATCCAGACCGGGTCTCAAAGCACGAGGCATTACACGGATGCAGTGCATACAACGGGTACAGTCCTCATCCCAGATCTTGAGGTTTTTCCCATCCCATTCCATACACTTGGTGGGACACAGATCGATGACCTCTGCATTGATGTCGAAGGCACGCTTTTCAGTTCCCCCTGCACCCGCATGAGGGACCAGCTCGCCGCCTACATAGGCGCGCACGGCTTCCTGATCAATGCGGATCTTGTCGCGCCAGGTTCCGATGATGGAGCAGTCCGAGCGGGCGATGGCCGCCACACAGTCACAGGGGCAACCGGAAGCCTTGAACTTGAACTTGTAAGGGAACATGGGGCGATGGAGGGCATCCTGATATTCCATAGTCAGGTCATAAATGAGATCCTGAGTATCGATACAGGACCACTCGCAGCGAGATTTGCCCAGACAGCCTTCAGGGGTTCTCAGGTTGGAACCGGAGCCGCCGAGATCCATACCCATTTCATGAGTCAGTTCATAAAAGAGGGGTTCCAGGTTATCGGTGGTGGTCCCGAGAAGAACGATGTCCCCCGTAGACCCGTGCATATTGGTGAGACCGCTTCCTCTGGGCTCCCAAAGGTCACAGAGTTTGCGCAGAACCTCAGTGGTGTAGTACTTGCTTGCGGGTTGATTGACACGGACGGTGTGGAAATGTGCAATTGCGGGGAAAAGGTCGGGACGATCGCAGTAACGGCCGATAATGCCTCCGCCGTATCCGAGCACCCCCACGATACCACCGTGCTTCCAGTGTCCCTCCTTTTCCCGGTAGGACAGTTCCATAACGCCTAACCAGTCTTCACACATGGCGCTCTTGGGAGCCATTCTCTTAACATCAGAGACAAAACTCGGCCAGGGCCCTTTTTCAAGTTCGTCAAGCATAGGAGTTGCATGCTTCAGTGCCATTCGATTTACCTCCATAGGCCAATTTCTCTTTTAGTTTCAACGGTATTCACCCTTTTTTTCTTCCTTACGAAGAATCCTCAAACCTCCTCCTATTCACCTCCTTCTATATGGAGAGACATAGTCCAAACTCCATCAAACCCTTTAGG
This region of Desulforhabdus amnigena genomic DNA includes:
- a CDS encoding cobyrinate a,c-diamide synthase, with protein sequence MLFRKPRLVIAALRGGSGKTIVSMGLAAAWRANLGLQVIPFKKGPDYIDAGWLAMAAGRPCYNLDPFLMDPDAMLRSFVNRSNKGDLSLIEGNRGLYDGVDVQGSFSTGELSKLFRAPVILVLDATKMTRTAAALVLGCQHLDPKVNIAGVILNQVAGKRHEKVLRGAIERYCDVPVMGVIPKEKKNFFPERHLGLVPPQESKNASNALEFIAAKINDCVDLKGLWQVAEKAEPLGWPAPLALEPKRFQAHRPAVIGVVRDSAFQFYYPENLEALQEQGAILVEISSFENSPLPHVDALYIGGGFPETHLEILAGNTVFRESLKTEINAGLPVYAECGGLMFLCRKIAYHEKTFPMMGIFPFDVVLEEKPQGHGYTLLECVNDNPYFAKGTSLKGHEFHYSRIIGPDPSFPFIFRLKKGHGIVAGWDGMCYKNVLASYSHIHAVGNEHWAKAMVNAALCHRKERMGEILAHKADAERSMSGTHEYLTAY
- the dsrA gene encoding dissimilatory-type sulfite reductase subunit alpha, with the translated sequence MALKHATPMLDELEKGPWPSFVSDVKRMAPKSAMCEDWLGVMELSYREKEGHWKHGGIVGVLGYGGGIIGRYCDRPDLFPAIAHFHTVRVNQPASKYYTTEVLRKLCDLWEPRGSGLTNMHGSTGDIVLLGTTTDNLEPLFYELTHEMGMDLGGSGSNLRTPEGCLGKSRCEWSCIDTQDLIYDLTMEYQDALHRPMFPYKFKFKASGCPCDCVAAIARSDCSIIGTWRDKIRIDQEAVRAYVGGELVPHAGAGGTEKRAFDINAEVIDLCPTKCMEWDGKNLKIWDEDCTRCMHCIRVMPRALRPGLDTGATILVGAKAPILEGAQMSSVVIPFMKMEPPYGEFKEFVEKVWDWWMENGKNRERLGELIQRLSLREFLKACDLTPDARMVNTPRFNPYIFYDPAEVPGGWEHDAVAFRQRHQA
- the hpf gene encoding ribosome hibernation-promoting factor, HPF/YfiA family, with product MKLPLEISSKNVHLSEEMEELIRDKASKLDNIFDQIIGCRIMVDIPHRSQRSGMQYNVRIDITIPGGEIVVKREPDEDLYSAISNSFDVAQRRLKDHAGKQRGEVKFHEEKPVARISKLFPDEGYGFLLTPEGREIYFHENALISGRFKDLEIGTVVSFIEQLGEKGPQASSVSLT
- a CDS encoding TusE/DsrC/DsvC family sulfur relay protein, which gives rise to MATVEFKGKTFEVDEDGFISSFDQWNPDWVEYVKTSEGITELTEEHWKVIHVLQDYYKKHGIAPMVRILTKVTGYKLKYIYELFPSGPGKGACKMAGLPKPTGCV
- the dsrB gene encoding dissimilatory-type sulfite reductase subunit beta, translated to MAFDPNNLMQDRITDIGPPKYDKFFPPIVKENFGKWKYHEILEPGVLVHVSETGAELYTVRVGASRLISIELIREVCDIADKYCDGYLRWTTRNNIEFLVSDKSKLQPLIDDLRSRGNWFPIGGTGNSITSIVHTQGWAHCHTPAIDASGVVKSVMDELFEYFGSHKLPAQVRIALACCLNMCGAVHCSDIAILGVHRKPPFIEHDRVQNVCEIPLVIAACPTAAIKPKKVDDKKSVEINQSRCMFCGNCYTMCPALPLADGEGDGMALWVGGKVSNVLSAPMFSKLAVPYIPNEPPRWPTTVNTIKRIVEEYAAGGRRYERIGDWINRIGWERFFEKTGLEFKHEHIDDYRLAMMTWRTTTQFKF
- a CDS encoding bifunctional alpha/beta hydrolase/OsmC family protein, producing MQFQKLFFENRSGQKLAARLDLPVDQKPKAYAIFAHCFTCTKNLNAVVNINRSLTKEGIAVLRFDFTGLGESEGDFSETNFSSNISDLIAAAEFLDAAYESPKLLIGHSLGGAAVLQATSHIPSVKAVATIAAPSNLSHLKRMLGDSEEKIRETGEAHIRLAGKEFRIKKQFMDDLDDSRMKATISEIRKPLLIMHSEKDNIVSIENAFEIFAAAGQPKSFIALNGADHLLSNREDSLYVGDVLAAWAKKYIGIPLEESRTRDLKDNRVVVRTEKTGYQTEITTGGHRFIADEPIAVGGADTGPNPYDYLVAALGACTSMTIRMYADRKSFPLDAVVVRLKHQKVYADDCKECEGQNRKIDVIDREIELIGALDEQQRARLLEIADRCPVHRTLHSGIRVNTSLKDVY
- a CDS encoding indolepyruvate ferredoxin oxidoreductase subunit alpha is translated as MGLTLCVPSPCLYRQWVRVFTLSEMEEEMFKVTVDKDKCIGDGECVDVCPVDVYELIDGKAEPVNEDECLGCESCVEVCEQNAITVEEV
- a CDS encoding cytochrome c3 family protein codes for the protein MEKISKAKKYLLDSMRNGSLESFRVGFAISKGELNLRETGRKGEFMRCKKLISCGIIATILVFTAAFIVVAEEKVPDVITIKAALWPTPTKSPVEFTHKKHVEEYKIACTECHHKFEDGKNVWKDGDPVQKCEACHNEATIQGEKKLSPDQQKLNLKLAFHGNCVGCHQKLKKEKPDTKAPVTCIGCHPAKS